One genomic segment of Pagrus major chromosome 13, Pma_NU_1.0 includes these proteins:
- the vkorc1l1 gene encoding vitamin K epoxide reductase complex subunit 1-like protein 1, translating into MAAPVLRVSTPRWERIARLLVCLLGILLSLYAFHVEREKARDPSYKAMCDVSSSISCSKVFSSRWGRGFGLLGSIFGNDSALNQPNSVYGIVFYAFQLLLGMTVSAMAALILMTTSILSVVGSLYLGYILYFVLKDFCIICITTYALNFILFILNYKRLVYLNEAWKQQLQAKQD; encoded by the exons ATGGCGGCGCCCGTCCTAAGAGTGTCCACCCCTCGGTGGGAAAGAATAGCTAGGCTTCTCGTTTGCCTTTTAGGCATACTGTTGTCTCTATATGCTTTTCACGTCGAGAGGGAAAAGGCTCGGGATCCGAGTTATAAGGCTATGTGCGACGTCAGCAGCTCCATCAGCTGTTCAAAAGTGTTCAGCTCAAG GTGGGGTCGAGGATTTGGACTCTTGGGCTCAATTTTTGGAAATGACAGCGCACTGAACCAACCCAACAGTGTCTACGGGATTGTCTTTTATGCCTTTCAGCTTCTACTAG GAATGACTGTCAGTGCAATGGCCGCCCTCATTCTCATGACGACATCCATCTTGTCGGTGGTGGGCTCGCTCTACCTGGGCTACATCCTCTACTTTGTCCTAAAGGACTTCTGCATCATCTGCATCACCACATATGCGCTGAACTTCATTCTCTTTATTCTCAACTACAAGCGACTGGTTTACTTGAACGAGGCCTggaagcagcagctgcaggccaaACAGGACTAA
- the znhit3 gene encoding zinc finger HIT domain-containing protein 3 yields MQICSVCSEQTPKYRCPACKIRYCSLGCYKRHKDSCIPIEQPAPIAAPQDTDAFNTDQWTVADLLHEEDIVDKVPLQRLQMLGQSKELRDLLCNPHLRQLLRSVDDADNKYDAMKAAMQEPLFVEFSDQCLKTVENEAQSLTYNDDDDDL; encoded by the exons ATGCAGATTTGTAGCGTGTGCAGCGAACAGACACCTAAATACAGATGTCCCGCCTGCAAAATAAGATA TTGTTCACTTGGCTGTTACAAGAGGCACAAAG ACAGTTGCATTCCTATTGAGCAGCCCGCACCTATTGCTGCTCCTCAGGATACGGATGCCTTCAACACCG ATCAGTGGACTGTTGCTGATCTTCTGCATGAAGAGGACATCGTTGACAAAGTGCCGCTACAGAGGCTCCAGATGTTAG GTCAGTCAAAAGAGCTGAGAGATCTTCTCTGCAACCCTCATCTGAGACAGTTACTGCGCTCTGTTGATGATGCGGACAACAAATACGATGCGATGAAGGCTGCCATGCAGGAGCCTCTGTTTGTTGAATTTTCAGATCAGTGTTtgaaaactgtagaaaatgaagCACAATCATTAACctacaatgatgatgatgatgatttataA